In the genome of Planctomyces sp. SH-PL62, the window CCGGCCTGCTGACCGACCTGGACCGCCGCGGAATGCTCGACGAGACCCTCGTCGTCGCCGTCGGCGAGTTCGGCCGCAGCCCGCGCAAGGGGGTCAGCACCTCCGGCAACGGTAACAGCGCCGACGGCCGCGACCACTGGCCGTACTGCTACACCGCCGTCCTCGCCGGCGCCGGCATCCGTCGCGGCCACGTCCACGGCTCGTCCGACAAGACCGGCTCGGCTCCGCTGACCGACCCCGTCCACCCCGGCGAGCTGCTGGCGACCATCTACCACACCTTCGGCATCGACCCGGCCACCATGGTGATGAACCACCTGAACCAGCCCCGCGAACTGGTCAAGGCCGAGGCCGTCACCCGCCTCTTCGGTTGAGTCAGGACCCTGATCATCGCCATGTGGAGCCGCCTCATCCCCCTGGGCCTCGTCGTCCTGCTTGTGCAGGCACCCGAGCCGTCCCCCGGGCTCACGGCCGAGCTGGCGAGGCACCAGGGCGTCTGGCGGGGCGTCTCCTTCCGTCGCGACGGCAAGGAGACGCCCGAGGCGATCGTCCGCACCATCACCCGGACGGTCGACGACGACCGCGTCGTCTGGCGTCGCGACGGCAAGAGCTTCTCCGGCTCCACCATCATCCTCGACCCGGCCGCCGACCCCAGGACGATCGACGTCCTCGCCGACGGCGGCCCCGGACGCGACAAGACCGTGCGCGGCCTCTACAAGCTCGAAGGCGACGAGCTGACTATCTGCACCGCCGACCCCGACGAGCCCCGCCCCACCGCCTTCCGCGCCGACGCGGGCGACCGCTGGACCCTCATGGTCTTCAAACGCGAGAAGCCCGACGCGAAGCCCTGACCCCTCCCCCCTCCGCAACGCGTGCGCGAGGCCGAACTCCGACTCCGACGTGGACGGACCCGGCCCGCCTCACTACACTTGTAGAACGTCGCGACGCGAGGTCGAAGGTCCGGGGCGCGATCGGGGGTTTCCATGTCCTTGATTCAGAATGGGTCGATGCGATTCCTTGGGCTGGCGTCGGCGATCTGTGGGCTCGCGGGCCTCGCGTTCGGCGACGAGGCGATGGTGCGAGGGCGGGTGGTCGACGAGCGCGGCGAGCCCGTGGCGGGGGCGGCGGTCGGTTGGTTCTGGAGGGCCAATGGCTCGGGCAAGGGCCCGGACGGCCGGCCGCTCGACCTGAACGTCCCGGAGAACGTCCAGGAGTTCTGGGGGAACCTGGGGCGGATGGAACCGTCCGGCCGTGATTCCGACCAGGCCGAGAGTGGCCCAGACGGCCGATTTGCCATCCGGGCCGGGGGCCGGCGTCACGTCTTGATGGCGATGGACCGCGATCGAAAGCGAGGCGGCTGCGCCGTGCTCCCCAAAGGGGGCGAGACCGCGCCCGTCGAGATTCGCATCGGCCCGACGGCGGTGCTCCGCGGCTCGCTGAGCGTTCCCGGCGCGGGCGACGAGGCGGCATGGACTCACGTCTATCTCAACTTCCCCGAGGACCCCGTGCGTCCCCTGGCGTCAACCCGGCTCGTGAGCTGCGGCTCCTTCAAATCGAAGTTCGCGATGTCATTGCCGCCGGGCCGCTACGTCCTTCAGGGATACAACGAGACTCTCGACGCGCGGCTCGATCCGGACCGGGAGGTCGTCATCCCGCCGGGAGCGACCGAGGTGGATCTCGGCGTGCTCGCCTTATCGCGGGAACGGGCCCGGCCCGAGGCCGACTTCCGCCGATACCAGGAGTCTTCGGCCTGGATCGACGTCGAACGGCGGTTCGGCAAGCCCGCCCCCGAATGGAGCGCGACCGACGCGCGAGGAGTCCCGAAGGGAGTCCGCGTGCAGGACTTCCGGGGCAAGTGGTTGTTGATCTACTTCTGGGGATTCGAATGCGCGCCCTGCCTGGGGACCGATCTCCCCGCGCTCGCGAGGTTCTACGAAGAACGGAGGGCCGACCGCGATCGGTTCGAGGTCGTGGCCGTATGCGTCGCGGGCGAGGGAGATCCAGCCTCCATGGCCGAGGTCGATCACAAGTTGACGAACATCGTCGAGCACGCCTGGGGAGGCAAGGTCCTGCCGTTCCCGATCATCCTCGACGCTTCCTACCGCTCGATGGAGAACTTCGGCGTCGCGACGATGGGCCCCGTCCTGGTCGACCCGACCGGGAATCTGATGAAAGGGGGACGGACCGAACTGGCCGACAAGCTCGATGAGGCCGCGAAGCGGACCTCGCGGTGAGACTCGCGGGCTCCGATTCGCGACCATCGCCCGAGGGCCGGTAGGGTCGAGTCGTGGAGACGGCGCTGGGTTGCAGCCTCAGGGATCGGATCGGACGCTCAGGTCCTGGTTCATCGTCGTCTCGCCCCCCGGCTTCGTCTCGACCTCCACCGCCTTCTCGCCGTAGCGCACGGTCGCCTTGCGGCCGAGGCGGGAGCGGATCGTCGTCGAGCTGAGGCGGCCGTCCTTCCAGGCGAGGTCGACGTCGAAGCCGCCTCGGGCGCGAAGGCCGGCGACGGAGCCGGTCGGCCAGGCGGTGGGCAAGGCGGGGAGGAGATGGATCTCGCCGTCGGCCTCGTGGCTCTGAAGGAGCATCTCGGCCACGCCGGCGGGGAAGGCGAAGTTGCCGTCCATCTGGAACGGCGGATGGCTGCCGAAGAGGTTCGCATAGACGCCCCCGGGGCCGAGCCGCAAGGTCCGCTCGATGAGGGCGAAGGCGTGGTCGCCGTCGCCCAGCCGGGCCCACAGGCTGATCTTCCAGCCGGTCGACCAGCCCGTCCCCTCGTCGCTCCGCGCGATCAGCGACTTCCTCGCGGCTTCGAGCAGGTCGGGCGTCGCGCGGGTGATCTGGTTTCCGGGATACAGGCCCCAGAGGTGCGACAGATGGCGATGGTGCGGCTCGGTCTCGGCGAAGGGCTTCGACCATTCCTGAAGGCGGCCGTCGGGTCCGATCTGGAGCGGGAGCAGCTTCGCCAGGGCCGTCTCCAGCCGCTCGCGGAACGGCGCGTCGACGCCCAGGACCTTCGTCGCGGCGATGCAGTGCGTGAACAGGTCGTGGATCAGCATCAGGTCCATCGTGGCCGCCGCGCTCACGGCGGATCGTCGGCCGTCGGGCGCGAGGAACCAGTTCTCGGGCGACGTGGAAGGCGAGGTGACGAGCCGGCCGTCGCCGTCGTCCACCAGGAAATCGAGGCAGAACTCCGCCGCGCCTTTCATCAACGGATAAGCCGATTCCCTCAGGAACGCCTCGTCGCCGCCGAACGCGTAATGCTCCCAGAGGTGCTGGCAGAGCCAGGGGCCGGACATGGGCCAGAGGGCCCAACTCGCGTCGCCGTGGCCGTAGTCGCCCACGGGGGCCGACTGCCGCCAGAGGTCGACGTTGTGATGCGAGACCCAGCCGCCGCAGCCGTAGTTGACCTTCGCCGTCCTCGCGCCGTTGACCGCCAGCTCGCGGATCAGGCCGAACAGCGGCTCGTGGCACTCCGCGAGATTGGTCGACTCGGCCGGCCAGTGGTTCATCTCGGTGTTGATGTTCACCGTGTAGTTGCTGCTCCACGGGGCGCGGACCTCGTCGTTCCAGAGCCCTTGCAGGTTCGGCGGCTGGCCCCCCGGCCGGGCGCTCGCGATCAAGAGGTAGCGGCCGTACTGGAAGTGCAGGGCGACCAGGCCGGGGTCCTTCGCGCCGAACCGCTCGACCCGCCGGTCGGTCGGGACCTCCACGGCCCCGGCGCCGCCGGGCCCAGGTCGATCGCGACCCGACGGAAGAGACTCTGATGATCCTGGATATGATCGCGCAAGAGATCGTCGTACGGCCTGGCGGCGGCCTTCGCGAGCCGGCCGGCGGCGATCGGGGCGGGGTCGACGCCCGCCTTGCCCGGAGACCTGTCGAAGCCGTTGTAGCTGGTCCCGGCCGTGAGGATTAACGTCGCGGTCGTCGCGCCGATCACCTTGAGCCCGTCGTCGCCGACGACGACCTCGCCGTCGGAGAGGGCCTTGAGCCGGACCTCGAAGTTCATCCCCTCGCCCGCCTCGTCGTCGGCGTAGACCACGGGATTCGGGCGATCGTAGTAGTTCGGGTCGACGTGCGCCGGCGCCTTGCCCCGGAGGACGAGCGCGCCGTCGTCGGCGCGGATGTGGAACCGGAGTCGACTGCCGAGCTTCGCCGCGAACGTGAGCGCGCCGGGGCGGCTCGCCGCCAGCCGGACGACCAGGGCCCGGTCGACGTGCGACACGAACGCCTCACGCGTGAAATGGACGTCGTTCGCCGTGTAGGTCGTCGAGGCGACGGCCGTATCCAGGTCGAGCGAGCGACGGTAGTCGCGCGGGTCGCCCTGGCCTGCGAAGTCCAGCGTCAGGTCGCCCATCGGCAGGTACGTCTGGGTGTACGGGCCCATCATCTTCGTACCGAGCTGATGCGCGTCGGCGAACCGACCCTCGCGGATCAGCTGGCGGATCTCGGGAAGGGCCTTGAGGGCCTCGGGATTGTCACAATCCTTGGGGCCGCCCGACCAGAGCGTGGCGTCGTTGAGCTGGATGCGCTCCGACGGGACGCCGCCGTACACCATCGCGCCGAGCGAGCCGTCGCCCAGCGGCAGCGCCTCGAGCCAGGCGGCGGCGGGCCTGTCGTACCAGAGCCGGAGCGACCGATCCGGCGGCCCTGCGGCGGACGACTGGGCCCACGCATGCGCCGAGTGAAGGATCAACAGCCACGCGAACGCTTGAATGGGTCGGGCCCCGGGGGACCCGCTCCGGATGGACCTCGGCGTCATGGTTCGGTGGCCTTTCGCGCTTTGTAAAAACGGGCGAGACCGCTGGCCGATTTTTGCTCAGTCTGGATGCGAATCTGCCAAGGAATCGAGCGTACCGCAGCCCGACGGAGATCGCCACCGGGGCCCGCGCCGTGGCCTTTCGGCATCTCGACGTCGCTTTCCCCACGGATTTCTCGACGTAATCCTGAGCATCGGCCTACAATCCATTCGGCGACCTCGCTCGACGCTCCGGTTTTTCGAGGTCCGGGCGCGAGTGGTACGCCGGTTGCTCTATCAGTCGATCGTTCCTGTCTGCCAAGCCAATTCTGATCTTCCCCCCTCGGAGGCGACCATGAGCCCTAAGAAGCGTCGCAAGATTTACGGGGTCCGTCGGGAATCGAGAAGGACACGGGGCTGGACGCGGTGGTTCCAAGAGGGCATGTTCGACGCCGACTCGGCGGGAAGCATCCGACTGCGCACGGTCCTGTGGGGTCAGAAGTAACATCAGGTCCACATTCAGGAGGTTTCCGAATCTCGTCCGCTTCAGGTTAGATAAGCACGTTCGAGTCCTCCCACTTCCGTTTGCAGGAGGTTTCCGAGTCTTGTCCCCTTCGAGTAGATGAGCCTGATCGTATCCTCCACCCTCAAGACGCGGCGTCGGGCGGCCCAGGCCCCCGGCGCCGCGTTCGCATTCCCCCATCAACCTATCCTGAATCTCGCATTCGCTTTCATGCCGCCTTTTGGATCCCTCGGTAAGTCCTTGCTCGGGCGGACGCCGTCCCCTTATCCTCGGACCCGGGGCGACCGACGGCCCCGAGCGAGACGACGCGAAGGCGCGAGCGAAGGGGAAGGCATGGGACGCTTTGAGAACCAGGCGGCGACGGCCCTGACGTGGCTTTGCCTCGTCGCGGCGACGGGGATCGGGCGGGCCGACGACGAGGCGCTGCGGCCGGTCGTCGTGAATCACCGGCCGGGGCCGGAATATGCGGCCGACGCCCGCGCCTTCCAGGGCATCCCCGGCATCGAACGCTCGCCGATCGGGCGGCTCTGGGCCACCTGGTACGCCGGCGGCGACGGCGAGGGGGAGTCCAATTACGTGCTCCTGACGACGAGCGGCGACGACGGCCGGTCCTGGTCCGGGCCGAGACTGGTCGTCGATCCCCCGGGGCCGGTGCGCGCGTACGACCCTTGCCTCTGGGTCGATCCCGACGGCCGGCTCTGGCTCTTCTGGGCGCAGTCGTACCAGTGGTGGGACGGGCGATCCGGCGTCTGGGCGATCACGACCGACGAGCCCGACGTCGAGTCCCCCCGCTGGTCCCCTCCCCGCCGCCTGTGCGACGGGATCATGATGAACAAGCCGACCGTCGCCTCGGACGGC includes:
- a CDS encoding TIGR03067 domain-containing protein — its product is MWSRLIPLGLVVLLVQAPEPSPGLTAELARHQGVWRGVSFRRDGKETPEAIVRTITRTVDDDRVVWRRDGKSFSGSTIILDPAADPRTIDVLADGGPGRDKTVRGLYKLEGDELTICTADPDEPRPTAFRADAGDRWTLMVFKREKPDAKP
- a CDS encoding TlpA disulfide reductase family protein, which encodes MRFLGLASAICGLAGLAFGDEAMVRGRVVDERGEPVAGAAVGWFWRANGSGKGPDGRPLDLNVPENVQEFWGNLGRMEPSGRDSDQAESGPDGRFAIRAGGRRHVLMAMDRDRKRGGCAVLPKGGETAPVEIRIGPTAVLRGSLSVPGAGDEAAWTHVYLNFPEDPVRPLASTRLVSCGSFKSKFAMSLPPGRYVLQGYNETLDARLDPDREVVIPPGATEVDLGVLALSRERARPEADFRRYQESSAWIDVERRFGKPAPEWSATDARGVPKGVRVQDFRGKWLLIYFWGFECAPCLGTDLPALARFYEERRADRDRFEVVAVCVAGEGDPASMAEVDHKLTNIVEHAWGGKVLPFPIILDASYRSMENFGVATMGPVLVDPTGNLMKGGRTELADKLDEAAKRTSR
- a CDS encoding glycosyl hydrolase family 95 catalytic domain-containing protein; this encodes MEVPTDRRVERFGAKDPGLVALHFQYGRYLLIASARPGGQPPNLQGLWNDEVRAPWSSNYTVNINTEMNHWPAESTNLAECHEPLFGLIRELAVNGARTAKVNYGCGGWVSHHNVDLWRQSAPVGDYGHGDASWALWPMSGPWLCQHLWEHYAFGGDEAFLRESAYPLMKGAAEFCLDFLVDDGDGRLVTSPSTSPENWFLAPDGRRSAVSAAATMDLMLIHDLFTHCIAATKVLGVDAPFRERLETALAKLLPLQIGPDGRLQEWSKPFAETEPHHRHLSHLWGLYPGNQITRATPDLLEAARKSLIARSDEGTGWSTGWKISLWARLGDGDHAFALIERTLRLGPGGVYANLFGSHPPFQMDGNFAFPAGVAEMLLQSHEADGEIHLLPALPTAWPTGSVAGLRARGGFDVDLAWKDGRLSSTTIRSRLGRKATVRYGEKAVEVETKPGGETTMNQDLSVRSDP
- a CDS encoding glycoside hydrolase N-terminal domain-containing protein, whose translation is MILHSAHAWAQSSAAGPPDRSLRLWYDRPAAAWLEALPLGDGSLGAMVYGGVPSERIQLNDATLWSGGPKDCDNPEALKALPEIRQLIREGRFADAHQLGTKMMGPYTQTYLPMGDLTLDFAGQGDPRDYRRSLDLDTAVASTTYTANDVHFTREAFVSHVDRALVVRLAASRPGALTFAAKLGSRLRFHIRADDGALVLRGKAPAHVDPNYYDRPNPVVYADDEAGEGMNFEVRLKALSDGEVVVGDDGLKVIGATTATLILTAGTSYNGFDRSPGKAGVDPAPIAAGRLAKAAARPYDDLLRDHIQDHQSLFRRVAIDLGPAAPGPWRSRPTGGSSGSARRTPAWSPCTSSTAATS